The DNA window AATCCATCTTAACTAATTAGATTTAAGAATTTACAGTTTCTTTTACTCTTAgtgtataaaaaaaaaagtccATATAGTTCACCAAACATAAGATGTAAGTTTAATTTATATAcaactatatttattaaaaagaGTAAAGGAGttagttttaatatattttactatatttaattaattgtaataTATTTTTCCAAAAGTATAAGGAAATGCCCAATCtggtgattgaaattgaaaatttcaaaatatttttttatatatcgtTTATCAATCTATATaaattatgatttttccaaaattattttattaccaGCAACAAAATTTGTTGTTGATAACACTCTTTcttaaatatagtaaaataattaaaaaaaacaaatcaaatttcaaccaCTAAAactagttgttgttgttggaataaGAAGGTTTTCTCAACAATAGTGTGATTGTTGAGAAATTAAGTAATTTATTACTCATACTTAATAATTTTTTGCCAAATACATAACAAATAGTTCTATTTTAAAGTaatagttttattttcaaaacaataattAAGTTGTTGAGTAAAAATTACTTGTTATAGACATTCAAATTAATGTTTGCAATTAGCATGCCGTTCAAATAAAAAACTGttgctcatatatatatatataatttatattttctcaTTATGTTTTCCTAATacattttgtgtgtttgtgtgtatCAACATTGTAGTCTTTAATATTTTAGCGATGGCAAATTTGCTAAACATGTTCTTTTCAATAATGCTTATCGAAGTATCTCTTTTAGCATTGTTGATTGGAAATTCCAAAGCAACTCATCGCTTTAATGATATTAAGGATCATATTGATCACCAAGTTTCCTTACAAACGAGGAGTGTTCATCGCattgcaagattgagtccagAAGGACCTAATCCACACCACGACAATTCCTTACATCCAAAAAGTGATCATCACATTGCAAAATTGAGTCCAGGAGGTCCCGATCCACATCACCATCTTTCCTTACAAACGAGGAATGTTCATCACattgcaagattgagtccagAAGGTCCAGATCCACACCACCATGTTTCCTTACCAACGGGAAATGTTCATCACATTGAAAgattgagtccaggaggtccAGATTCACACCACCATGATTTCTTGCAAACTAGAAATGTTCATGAAATTGCAAGATTGAGTCCGGGAGGTCCTAATCCACACCATGACAATTCCTTAAATCCAACGAGTGTCGATCACATTGCAAAATTGAGTCCAGGAGGTCCCGATCCACATCACCATCTTTCCTTACAAACGAGGAATGTTCATCACattgcaagattgagtccagAAGGTCCAGATCCACACCACCATGTTTCCTTACAAACGGGGAATGTTCATCGCATTGAAAGATTGAGTCCAGCAGGTCCAGATCCCACCACCATGATTTCTTGAAAACTAGAAATGTTCATGGAattgcaagattgagtccaggaggtccTAATCCACACCACGACAATTCCTTACATCCAACGAGTGTCCATCTCACTGCAAAATTAAGTCTAAGAGGTCATAATCCAAACTACCCGAATTCCTTTCAACCTTAGAATAATCATTGCATTGCATGATTGAGACTAGAGAGTCCCAATTTACACCACCACCATATTTAACATTAANNNNNNNNNNNNNNNNNNNNNNNNNNNNNNNNNNNNNNNNNNNNNNNNNNNNNNNNNNNNNNNNNNNNNNNNNNNNNNNNNNNNNNNNNNNNNNNNNNNNaccacttgtcttgtaacgttggcgtaagatgctgcttcgacccatttggtgaagtaatcaatagctaccaagatgaaacgatgaccgtttgaagctttcggttcgatcattccaatcatgtcgataccccacatggagaaaggccacggagacgagagaacgttgagtagagtcggtggccacatggatcttatctgcgtcagatctggcacttgtgacatctcttcacgcgtttgtaacaatcagattccattgtcaaccaatagtaacctgctcttaagatcttcttggacattgcatgcccatttgaatgagttccaaag is part of the Vicia villosa cultivar HV-30 ecotype Madison, WI linkage group LG2, Vvil1.0, whole genome shotgun sequence genome and encodes:
- the LOC131650583 gene encoding uncharacterized protein LOC131650583, which gives rise to MANLLNMFFSIMLIEVSLLALLIGNSKATHRFNDIKDHIDHQVSLQTRSVHRIARLSPEGPNPHHDNSLHPKSDHHIAKLSPGGPDPHHHLSLQTRNVHHIARLSPEGPDPHHHVSLPTGNVHHIERLSPGGPDSHHHDFLQTRNVHEIARLSPGGPNPHHDNSLNPTSVDHIAKLSPGGPDPHHHLSLQTRNVHHIARLSPEGPDPHHHVSLQTGNVHRIERLSPAGPDPTTMIS